The segment CGTTTTTCCATTGTTCACTCTTACAACGCAAGTATAACATCAATAACTAGGGAATAAATAATTTATACAATACTAGGCAAATGTCTTAAATCTCGTGTGAATTACGTAATAAAGAAGTAATGTAATAAAGAAGTAAGATTTTTAAAATAAGAAATTCAGGGAAAGTAAAAAAAATTAGGAGTTATATCAGTTGACCCGCTCATAAAGAGTGTTACGTTCAGCAGGGATACGACCAATACCTTTAATGGTGGTGTGCATCTGGTCCCGGGAAAGGTATTCCCCGTGGGATGAACCAGCAGCAATGGAAATCAGATCCTCCATCATGGTCCCACCTAGATCATTGGCACCACAACAGAGGGCCATCTGAGCCATCCGGGTACCAATTTTAATCCAAGATGCCTGAATATTTGGTATGTCCCTTCCCAGGATTATACGGGCCAGTGCATGTAATTTCAGGTCATCAAGGCCACTGGCACCACTAGATTGTTCTCCCATTAGGTTGTTCTCCCCCAGGAATGTCATGGGCACCAGTTCAGTGAACCCCCCGGTTTCCCGCTGGATATCCCTGAGTATAAGTAGATGGTCAACACGGTCCTCCCAGGTTTCTATACTGCCGTACATAATGGTGGATGTGCTGGGAATTCCAATTTGATGAGCTTCAGTTATGATATCCACCCATTCCTGTGTTGAAACTTTGTTAGGGCATAGCTTTGCCCGCACACTGTCCACCAGTATCTCTGCTGAAGCACCAGTTAAAGTATCAAGACCTGCATCTTTAAATGATGTTAATGCTTCTTCAATGGTTACATTGGATGCTTTAGCAGCATGGTATACTTCCACTGGAGATAAACTATGAAGCTGGATGTCATAGTTATCTTTAATTGCTCTAAAAAGGTCACTGTAAAACTCTACTGTCATGTGGGGCATCACACCCCCGAAGAGGCATATTTCGCTGGCATTAACCTCCACTGCTTCTTTAACGCTTTCTAAGATTTCATCGGTGGTCATCTCGTATCCAATGTTATCCCTGAATGAGCAGAATGTACATCCAATGATGCAGTGATCGGTGATGTCGATGTTCCGGTTGGCTACGAAGGTAACTTCTTCTCCCACTATTTTTTGCCGTAATTGGTCAGCAATATCAAATAATTGGAAATGATTGGAGTCTAATAGTTTTATCGCATCTTCTCGGGTGATCTCCCCATCAAGAGAACGCTGGTAAATATTTTCCATCATTGTCTTTTAACCTCTTAATTAAACATTATTGTCCTACTAATTATCCTAGATGAATATTCCTATATCAATTTTTTTCATTTATGTAATGTTCATAGATAGTTTCTAAAAGTTTCGACATTTTTTTCACTCAATGATCTTATATTCTTTAGCCCGGAGATTAGCAATTGAAACTCTTAATAACCAAGGAGACATGTCAAACCCGCACCCTGTAGTACAACAATTGAATACAGGTCTTAAGGTGAATACAAATGAAAGGGGGGGGTGTATGTTTTCCCATCCAGCGAGCAAAGACGTCCCCATACCTTTCTCGGTAAACTCCATTATATCAATTATGGCATAATAGTTGTTTCAGTGTAGTCTATTTCAGTTGATAACTCCAAGACCTTAAATAATTTATGAATCCTGTGGTTAAGATTATTCATCATTTCATCTATAATTATAGAAATTTTTAATTAATTATTCATACAAAAAGTTTTATTAAGTGAATATGCCCTCTATTGTAAAATTGACTGGAATTGATTTCTTGAGAGTTGAAAAGATGAAAAACACAGACTAGTTCAATGTAACGGCAAATATCATGTCATACTTCCATCAGGTGGTTTAAGGCTGTAGATATACAAGAAAGAGATGAAATCACTTTTTAGAAATAGATGATGATTTATATTTAAATTTTATTTCTTCAATTTAATTCTTTTTAACCTTCGTTTAATATTCATTTAAAAAAAAAATGGGGGAAAGGTATGGTGTGGTTATTTTTTCCTGGTTCCTATAAATCCTCCGAGTACCATTAAGATGGCTAGGACTATTCCAGCTATTGGTGCTCCTGTAGTTTGCATTCCTACAGTGTTGGTGGTTGTGGTTGCTGCGTTTGCGTTGTTTGTTCCTGGAACATTGATGGTTACGTTTACAGGTAGGTTAATGTTCTGGTTGAATTCGTTTTGAGCAGTTATTGTTGCAACATTAGTTATGGTTGTACCGGCTACAGATGTTGTAGGGGTAACAAAGAGTTGCAATGTTGCACTTTCACCATTCAAGAGTGTTCCAACATCCCATATTCCAGTTGCGCTGTTGTAGGTTCCCTGACTTGCGGTGTAACTGTTGAAGGTTAAACCAGCAGGTATTATATCAGTCACCTGAACACCAGTAGCGGTATTTGGACCGTTGTTAGTTGTGGTTATGGTGTAGCTGAACTGTTGACCTACATTAGGTGCAAGGTTGCTAGCGGTTTTGGTTAATACCACATTAGCTACAGGAGTTGCGGGTATAACTACGGTTGCAGTGACCAGTTGTCCTGTTGAATTTGCAGTGTTTATCACGGTTGTACCGTTTACAGATGCTGTAGGGGTAACGAACAGTTGTAACACTGCACTGGCACCACTAGCGAGTGTTCCGACATTCCACATTCCGGTTGCGATGTTGTAGGTTCCTTGGCTTGCGGTGTAACTGTTGAAGGTTAAACCAGCAGGTATGATATCGGTCACCTGGACACCAGTAGCGGTATTTGGACCGTTATTAGTGGCAGTTATAGTGTAACTGAACTGCTCACCTACGACAGGCAAGATGTTGCTGGCGGTTTTGGTCAATGTCACATTGGATATGGGGGCTGCAGGTATAACTACGGTTGCAGTGACTAATTGTCCGGTTGTATTTGCAGTGTTTATCACTGTTGTACCGGCTACAGATGATGTAGGGGTAACAAAGAGTTGTAACACAGCACTAGCTCCGTTTATGAGTGTTCCGACGTCCCATATTCCGGTTGCGATGTTGTAGGTTCCTTGGCTTGCGGTGTAACTGTTGAAGGTTAAACCAGCAGGTATTATATCAGTCACTTGAACACCAGTTGCAGTACCAGGACCGTTATTGTTTGCGATTATGGTGTAGCTGAACTGTTGACCTACATTAGGTGCAAGATTGCTGGCTGTTTTGGTTAACGTCACATCAGATACCGGAGCTGCAGGCACAACAACAGTTGCATTAGCAGTTTGGTTGGTGTTTATTAGCGTTACATTTTTAGTTACGGTTGTACCGGCTACAGAAGCTGTAGGGGTAACAAACAGTTGTAACACTGCACTAGCACCACTAACCAGGGGTCCGACATTCCATATTTCAGTAGCATAGTAATAGGTTCCTTGGCTTGCGGTGTAACTGTTGAAGGTTAAACCAGCTGGTATACCATCGGTCACCTGAACATCAGTAGCGGTATCTGGACCGTTGTTGGTCACAGTTATGGTGTAGCTGAACTGTTGACCCACATTAGGCGCACTGTTACTGGCAGTGATGGTTAGATCCATGGTATATGCCAAGAAAGGATCTACAGTCACAATACCGCCTGAATTAAACACATCTTCGACAGTTGGGCCTGAAACGGAACCCCACCAATTACGCGCTGCATCTACAGTTGCACCATTGGCTAGGGAGCTTCTCGTGAATACGTTGTCAGTTTCGGTTAATAATGCAAGGTTGTAGATTTCATCCCCTTCATTAACTGCATTGTTGCTCACAAGTGCGTTGTCGGT is part of the Methanobacterium sp. genome and harbors:
- the cofH gene encoding 5-amino-6-(D-ribitylamino)uracil--L-tyrosine 4-hydroxyphenyl transferase CofH, translating into MMENIYQRSLDGEITREDAIKLLDSNHFQLFDIADQLRQKIVGEEVTFVANRNIDITDHCIIGCTFCSFRDNIGYEMTTDEILESVKEAVEVNASEICLFGGVMPHMTVEFYSDLFRAIKDNYDIQLHSLSPVEVYHAAKASNVTIEEALTSFKDAGLDTLTGASAEILVDSVRAKLCPNKVSTQEWVDIITEAHQIGIPSTSTIMYGSIETWEDRVDHLLILRDIQRETGGFTELVPMTFLGENNLMGEQSSGASGLDDLKLHALARIILGRDIPNIQASWIKIGTRMAQMALCCGANDLGGTMMEDLISIAAGSSHGEYLSRDQMHTTIKGIGRIPAERNTLYERVN